The following are encoded together in the Bacteroidales bacterium genome:
- a CDS encoding glycosyltransferase, with protein MSLSLIIPVYNRPDEVDELLESLTKQTIRDFEVIIVEDGSQRKCDNIVNSYSTQLNIKYFFKENSGPGTSRNYGAERASGNYFVILDSDCIIPEKYIEIVLKNLNEDYTDAYGGPDKAHKSFSNFQKAVNYSMTSLFTTGGIRGKSENVDKFFPRSFNMGYSKEVFEKTGGFSKMRFGEDIDLSIRIIKNKFKTRLIKDAFVYHKRRTSIKQFFKQVYNSGIARINLYKKYPESLKIVHSFPSVFISCVFLLLIFSFFISPYFLLPVILHILLIFSDSSIKNSSLKIGAVSIITSYIQFIGYGSGFIFAFIKNVIFKKQISGAFKDNFYD; from the coding sequence ATTTCATTATCACTAATAATCCCTGTATATAATCGTCCGGACGAAGTTGATGAACTTCTTGAAAGCCTGACAAAGCAGACAATAAGAGATTTCGAAGTTATTATTGTTGAAGACGGTTCGCAAAGGAAATGTGATAATATTGTCAATTCTTATTCAACACAACTAAATATTAAATATTTTTTTAAAGAAAACTCCGGACCCGGAACAAGCAGAAATTACGGAGCAGAACGAGCATCCGGCAATTACTTTGTAATATTAGATTCTGATTGTATTATCCCTGAAAAATATATTGAAATTGTTTTAAAAAATCTTAACGAAGACTATACAGATGCATACGGCGGACCCGATAAAGCACATAAAAGTTTTTCAAATTTTCAAAAAGCTGTAAATTACAGCATGACCTCTCTTTTTACAACAGGCGGAATACGCGGAAAAAGCGAAAACGTTGATAAATTCTTTCCGAGAAGTTTTAATATGGGATATTCAAAAGAAGTTTTTGAAAAAACAGGAGGATTTTCGAAAATGCGGTTCGGTGAAGATATTGACTTGAGCATCAGAATAATAAAAAACAAATTTAAAACAAGATTAATAAAAGATGCATTTGTCTATCACAAACGAAGAACAAGTATAAAACAATTCTTTAAGCAAGTATATAATTCCGGTATTGCAAGAATAAACCTTTATAAAAAATATCCTGAATCATTGAAAATTGTCCACTCATTCCCGTCTGTTTTTATCTCATGCGTATTTTTATTGTTAATCTTCTCATTTTTTATTTCACCATACTTTTTACTTCCCGTTATTTTACATATTTTATTAATCTTTTCAGACTCTTCAATTAAAAACAGTAGTTTAAAAATCGGAGCAGTTTCAATAATTACATCATATATTCAATTTATCGGCTATGGTTCCGGCTTTATATTTGCTTTTATAAAAAATGTTATTTTCAAAAAACAAATTTCAGGAGCTTTTAAAGATAATTTTTATGATTAA